The following coding sequences are from one Desulfobacterales bacterium window:
- the leuS gene encoding leucine--tRNA ligase — MGNSTTSGKQRYDFKTIEAKWQARWAREKTFRADEDPARPKYYLLEMFPYPSGKIHMGHVRNYSIGDVIARYKRMRGFNVLHPMGWDAFGLPAENAAIKHNTHPAEWTYANINEMKVQLKGMGFSYDWDREMATCHPGYYRWEQLFFIRMYEKGLAYRRMTTVNWCESCRTVLANEQVIDGSCWRCDSQVAPRRMHGWFLKITDYADELLAGCDTLSGWPEKVLTMQRNWIGRSQGLEADFPVQGSGEFLKIFTTRPDTVFGVTFMSIAPEHPLVGLSRGTDQEEQVAGFVHQTRLALQRKDPQEELEKEGVFLGRYCINPFTGEKIPIYVANFVLMEYGTGAVMAVPAHDQRDFEFAARYGLPVRVVVRPPDEESSPDTMTAAYEEPGILTNSGRFSGLPSAEAKAAIIDDAESKGFGRARTTYRLRDWGISRQRFWGTPIPMIHCKTCGVQPEREENLPVLLPTDIQLDPSGRSPLHTLESFYQTSCPACGGPARRETDTMDTFVESSWYFARYACPDYSDGPLRREAVDHWLPVDQYIGGIEHAILHLLYARFFTKALRDLGYLSVDEPFANLLTQGMVIKDGAKMSKSKGNVVDPNKLIRKYGADTVRLFSLFAAPPERDLEWSAKGVEGAFRFLNRVFRLIQGHLDLFKAETAPLPVEMNEASRTLHRKTHQTIRKVSNDMDDDFHFNTAISAMMELVNTLGSLTGNNTPERAAVDPAVTRQALETLLLLLAPIVPHFSEEFWEATGHTRPLTAQPWPEFDALAAREEELTIVLQVNGKVRSRLLVAPGITEARIKEMALADGKVQKFLAGKEVRKIIVVKNRLVNLVA, encoded by the coding sequence ATGGGCAACAGCACCACCTCTGGAAAACAACGCTACGACTTCAAGACCATTGAGGCCAAATGGCAGGCCCGCTGGGCCCGGGAAAAGACCTTCAGGGCGGACGAGGACCCGGCCCGGCCCAAGTACTACCTGCTGGAGATGTTCCCCTACCCTTCGGGCAAGATCCATATGGGTCATGTCCGCAACTACAGTATCGGCGACGTGATCGCCCGCTATAAAAGAATGCGCGGCTTCAACGTGCTCCACCCCATGGGCTGGGACGCCTTTGGACTGCCGGCTGAAAACGCGGCGATCAAACACAATACCCATCCGGCTGAATGGACCTATGCCAATATCAACGAGATGAAGGTCCAGCTCAAGGGGATGGGTTTCAGCTATGACTGGGACCGGGAAATGGCCACCTGCCACCCGGGATACTATCGCTGGGAACAACTGTTCTTCATCCGGATGTACGAGAAGGGGCTGGCCTACCGCAGGATGACCACGGTCAACTGGTGCGAGTCCTGCCGGACCGTGCTGGCCAACGAACAGGTAATCGACGGGTCCTGCTGGCGCTGCGACAGCCAGGTGGCGCCGCGCCGGATGCACGGCTGGTTTCTCAAGATCACCGACTATGCCGACGAATTGCTGGCCGGCTGCGACACCCTCTCCGGCTGGCCGGAAAAGGTGCTCACCATGCAGCGTAACTGGATCGGCCGGAGCCAGGGCCTGGAAGCGGACTTCCCGGTGCAGGGTTCCGGCGAGTTCTTGAAGATCTTCACCACCCGGCCGGACACGGTGTTCGGGGTCACCTTCATGTCCATCGCCCCGGAACACCCGCTGGTTGGCCTGAGCCGGGGAACGGATCAGGAAGAACAGGTTGCCGGATTCGTCCACCAGACCCGGCTGGCGCTGCAGCGAAAAGACCCGCAAGAGGAACTGGAAAAGGAGGGGGTCTTTCTCGGCCGTTACTGCATCAACCCCTTTACCGGCGAGAAGATCCCGATCTATGTGGCCAACTTCGTGCTGATGGAATACGGCACCGGCGCGGTGATGGCAGTGCCGGCCCATGACCAGCGAGACTTCGAGTTTGCCGCCAGGTACGGGCTGCCGGTCAGGGTGGTGGTCCGGCCGCCTGATGAAGAATCAAGCCCGGACACCATGACCGCGGCCTATGAGGAACCCGGCATCCTGACCAATTCCGGCCGCTTCTCCGGTCTGCCGTCGGCCGAGGCCAAGGCGGCGATCATCGATGATGCCGAGAGCAAGGGTTTTGGCCGGGCCCGCACCACCTACCGGCTGCGGGACTGGGGCATCTCCAGACAACGTTTCTGGGGCACGCCGATCCCGATGATCCATTGTAAGACGTGCGGCGTGCAGCCGGAACGGGAGGAGAACCTGCCCGTACTCCTGCCCACTGATATCCAACTGGACCCCAGCGGCCGGTCGCCGCTCCATACCCTTGAATCCTTTTACCAAACCAGCTGTCCGGCCTGCGGTGGCCCGGCCCGGCGGGAGACCGATACCATGGATACCTTTGTGGAATCCTCCTGGTACTTTGCCCGCTACGCCTGCCCGGATTACAGCGACGGCCCCCTGCGCCGGGAGGCGGTGGACCACTGGCTGCCGGTTGATCAGTACATCGGCGGCATCGAGCATGCGATCCTGCACCTGCTCTATGCCCGCTTCTTTACCAAGGCCCTGCGCGATCTCGGCTATCTCTCCGTGGACGAGCCCTTTGCCAATCTGCTCACCCAGGGGATGGTGATCAAGGACGGCGCCAAGATGTCCAAGTCCAAGGGCAACGTGGTGGATCCCAATAAATTGATCAGAAAATACGGGGCCGACACCGTCCGCCTGTTCAGCCTGTTCGCGGCCCCGCCGGAGCGGGACCTGGAATGGAGCGCCAAGGGGGTCGAAGGGGCCTTCCGTTTCCTGAACCGGGTATTCCGGCTCATCCAGGGGCATCTTGACCTGTTTAAGGCCGAGACAGCGCCCCTGCCCGTTGAGATGAACGAGGCCAGCCGGACCCTGCACCGGAAGACCCACCAGACCATCCGCAAGGTCAGCAATGACATGGATGATGACTTTCACTTTAACACCGCGATCAGCGCGATGATGGAACTGGTCAACACCCTGGGCTCCCTGACCGGAAACAATACCCCGGAGCGGGCCGCTGTTGACCCGGCCGTCACCCGCCAGGCCCTGGAAACATTGCTGTTGCTGCTTGCACCCATTGTCCCCCATTTCAGCGAGGAGTTCTGGGAGGCCACCGGCCATACCAGGCCGCTGACCGCGCAGCCCTGGCCGGAGTTCGATGCCCTGGCGGCCAGGGAAGAGGAGCTTACCATTGTCCTGCAGGTAAACGGCAAGGTGCGCAGCCGGTTGCTGGTGGCGCCGGGGATCACCGAGGCGCGGATCAAGGAAATGGCCCTGGCCGACGGCAAGGTACAGAAGTTCCTGGCCGGCAAAGAGGTCAGAAAAATCATCGTGGTCAAGAACAGGCTGGTCAACCTGGTCGCCTGA
- the lptE gene encoding LPS assembly lipoprotein LptE has translation MHNRHLAFLILLLVPLLLFSGCGYRNPYLGSGDFSRSWQTLHLPVWANRTNQLGLESTFQRSLHGWFKRASRIQIVPPGDNADLVLEGEILAISLPGAAFDANNQAREVSATLVVRYALRDAGSGAILWQEDRQPLNRSYAIGATPAATLDNRRNALAILADELAERIYERTMDTVVQRTDDRGQRTEN, from the coding sequence GTGCATAATCGCCATCTTGCCTTTCTGATTCTGCTTCTGGTCCCGCTTCTGCTCTTTTCCGGATGCGGCTACCGCAATCCGTACCTCGGCAGCGGCGACTTCTCCCGGTCCTGGCAGACCCTGCACCTGCCTGTCTGGGCCAACCGGACCAACCAACTGGGACTGGAATCCACCTTCCAGCGCAGCCTGCATGGTTGGTTCAAGCGGGCCTCAAGGATCCAAATCGTTCCCCCTGGGGACAATGCCGACCTGGTGCTGGAGGGTGAAATCCTGGCCATCTCCCTGCCCGGCGCCGCCTTTGACGCCAACAACCAGGCCCGGGAGGTGTCGGCCACCCTTGTTGTCCGCTACGCCCTGCGGGATGCCGGCAGCGGCGCGATCCTCTGGCAGGAGGACCGGCAACCGCTGAACCGGTCCTATGCCATCGGGGCAACGCCGGCCGCCACCCTGGACAACCGCCGCAACGCCCTGGCCATCCTGGCCGACGAGCTGGCGGAAAGGATCTACGAACGAACCATGGACACGGTGGTTCAGAGGACGGATGACAGAGGACAGAGGACAGAGAACTGA
- the dusB gene encoding tRNA dihydrouridine synthase DusB, protein MKIGDLSLGSPFVLAPLAGYTDLPFRLLCREYGAGLCFSEMISCHGLVFGQKNTLAMLATVEAERPVAFQLFGAEPEIMGKAAAILSDLPIDMIDINMGCPVKKVTRKGAGAALMRNPKLAAKIISAVRANSRLPISVKIRSGCNESMKTAPDFARMAEDAGARLVTIHGRTWSQGFSGRADWRIIAAVKQAVSIPVIGNGDIHCRQDGLAMIEQTGCDGVMVGRAALGNPWIFSSRDRPDTLSLRLSGLHRHLELAARYLDVDRKLAGLKNHAGRYLKEIPKSAGMRRRIYGARSFAELLELSAPCGRLASG, encoded by the coding sequence ATGAAGATCGGCGATCTCTCCCTGGGCAGCCCCTTTGTCCTTGCCCCCCTGGCCGGGTATACCGACCTGCCCTTCCGGCTCCTGTGCCGGGAATACGGCGCCGGCCTCTGTTTTTCGGAGATGATCAGCTGCCACGGCCTGGTCTTTGGCCAGAAGAACACCCTGGCCATGCTGGCCACGGTTGAGGCCGAGCGGCCGGTGGCCTTCCAGCTCTTTGGCGCTGAACCCGAAATCATGGGCAAGGCCGCGGCCATCCTGTCCGATCTCCCCATTGACATGATCGACATCAACATGGGCTGCCCGGTTAAAAAGGTGACCAGAAAGGGGGCCGGCGCCGCGCTGATGCGCAACCCGAAGCTGGCCGCAAAAATTATCAGCGCGGTCCGCGCCAACAGCAGGCTGCCGATAAGCGTCAAGATCAGGAGCGGCTGCAACGAGTCAATGAAAACCGCGCCGGATTTTGCCCGGATGGCCGAAGATGCCGGGGCCCGGCTGGTCACTATCCACGGCCGCACCTGGTCCCAGGGCTTTTCCGGCCGGGCCGACTGGCGGATAATCGCCGCGGTAAAACAGGCGGTCTCAATACCGGTGATCGGCAACGGCGATATTCATTGCCGTCAAGACGGCCTGGCGATGATCGAGCAGACCGGCTGCGACGGGGTGATGGTCGGCCGGGCCGCCCTGGGCAACCCCTGGATCTTTTCTTCCCGGGACCGGCCGGACACCCTGTCCCTTCGCCTGTCCGGGTTGCACCGCCATCTTGAACTGGCAGCCCGATACCTGGATGTTGACCGAAAACTGGCCGGCCTGAAAAATCATGCCGGTCGATATCTGAAAGAGATCCCCAAAAGCGCCGGGATGCGGCGCAGGATATATGGGGCCCGGAGCTTTGCCGAACTTCTGGAACTCTCCGCCCCTTGCGGACGACTCGCCAGCGGCTGA
- a CDS encoding type II secretion system GspH family protein, with protein sequence MPVTEDRRQKTEDRGFTLIELVMTIVILGFSSLIIVPFFQAITSSPDPMIRQRSIALGQAMMDEILAKRWDENTPIGGGPVCTATESGTGRGNATYTLDCATETTRIASAIGLDIADGDAAADRTTWDDVDDYNYLNFAGGNYEDGTFTDQAGATVSFPGFKRWVEIDYIASSTAVTDITRTTPASSGQGSADSTDSKRIVVQVQSPTGQVYTFVAVSCNF encoded by the coding sequence ATGCCCGTGACAGAAGACAGAAGACAGAAGACAGAGGACAGAGGTTTCACCCTGATCGAACTGGTGATGACCATTGTCATCCTCGGTTTTTCCTCCCTGATCATTGTGCCGTTTTTCCAGGCAATCACCAGCAGCCCGGACCCCATGATCCGGCAACGGTCCATAGCCCTGGGTCAGGCGATGATGGACGAGATCCTGGCCAAGCGCTGGGATGAAAACACCCCCATCGGCGGCGGTCCTGTCTGCACGGCAACGGAAAGCGGCACCGGCCGCGGCAATGCGACCTACACCCTGGACTGTGCCACCGAAACAACCAGGATTGCCAGCGCCATCGGCCTTGATATTGCCGACGGCGACGCAGCAGCGGACCGGACCACCTGGGACGATGTGGATGATTACAACTATCTGAACTTTGCCGGCGGCAATTACGAGGACGGGACCTTTACCGACCAGGCCGGGGCCACTGTCAGCTTCCCCGGCTTCAAGCGCTGGGTGGAAATCGACTATATTGCCAGCAGCACGGCGGTGACCGACATCACCAGAACAACCCCGGCCTCCAGCGGCCAGGGTTCAGCCGATTCCACGGACAGTAAAAGAATTGTTGTCCAGGTCCAGTCGCCCACCGGCCAGGTTTACACCTTTGTCGCCGTGTCGTGTAATTTTTGA